The following are from one region of the Bacteroidales bacterium genome:
- a CDS encoding NERD domain-containing protein, translated as MSRTYNTIGSLKTLKAHLEESNIYDFKSLKEVIDFQSTFAISRQQLISHHKNLIEEEKNILNVELKDLDTAIETQKRQTEQLLTDEIDKLKQLYNVYTNQNPTNLFQKITHNLKLWSYNRKIKNKENKFDSEVKNTISHLVDNYQKKSNRYQYIISNEDEAVRQSVHHSLSELERKKAVIDNLNSFIYGALGEQKVVKTLENLSDDYFLINDFSVSFSPAIYNRQENDYIKSVQIDHILVSPSGIFLIETKNWSEKSLKSLSLRSPVQQIRRASFVLFKLLNNGISNYHLRLDRHHWGDKKISIKNLIVMTNTKPQEEFQFVKVLTLNELLGYINYFKPTFSLNETQRITDFILRINEQKIIATK; from the coding sequence ATGAGTAGAACTTATAATACAATTGGGTCACTGAAGACTTTAAAAGCACATTTAGAAGAAAGCAATATTTATGACTTTAAATCTTTAAAAGAAGTTATTGACTTTCAAAGCACATTTGCAATATCCCGACAGCAATTAATTTCTCATCATAAAAACCTAATTGAAGAAGAAAAGAACATACTCAATGTAGAGTTGAAAGACTTAGATACAGCAATAGAAACACAGAAAAGGCAGACAGAACAACTATTAACAGACGAAATTGATAAACTGAAACAACTTTATAATGTTTATACGAACCAAAATCCGACAAACTTATTTCAGAAAATAACCCATAATTTAAAACTTTGGAGCTATAATAGGAAAATCAAAAACAAAGAAAATAAATTTGATAGTGAAGTAAAAAATACAATTAGCCACCTTGTTGACAATTATCAAAAAAAAAGCAATCGTTATCAGTATATAATTTCAAATGAAGATGAAGCTGTAAGACAGAGTGTTCATCATTCTTTATCAGAACTTGAAAGAAAGAAGGCTGTAATTGACAATCTAAACAGTTTTATTTATGGTGCTTTAGGTGAACAAAAGGTTGTTAAGACCTTAGAAAATCTATCAGACGACTATTTTTTGATTAATGATTTTTCAGTTTCCTTTTCACCAGCAATTTATAACAGACAGGAAAATGATTACATAAAATCTGTTCAGATTGACCATATTCTTGTTTCACCTTCAGGAATATTTCTTATAGAGACTAAGAATTGGAGTGAAAAATCTTTGAAAAGTTTGAGTTTACGTTCACCTGTTCAACAAATAAGAAGAGCAAGTTTTGTTTTATTTAAATTGCTGAACAATGGAATAAGCAATTATCATCTCCGTTTAGACAGACATCATTGGGGTGACAAAAAAATATCAATCAAAAACCTTATTGTAATGACAAATACAAAGCCCCAGGAGGAATTTCAGTTCGTCAAAGTTTTAACATTAAACGAGCTGCTTGGGTATATAAACTATTTTAAACCGACATTTTCACTTAACGAGACACAGAGAATTACTGACTTCATATTGCGAATAAATGAACAAAAAATTATTGCAACGAAATGA